AAGTCAAACGTATCCGTCGTTGGCGTGCTAGACATTACACTCCAGTTTCAACgtgttgaggttgaaaCTGGAGTTACTTCTTACTTCCGGCAACTGTACCCAAGTGAGGATAGAATTCTCACGTGAGCTTACTTGACTGATGCTCTTGCAGATTATGTCTTATCGGAGGCCCTGCACTTTTGGTGTTTCAAGAAGCTTCACAGGTCTCAGTGTATCATGTCTGAAGACTGTCTGTTTTAGATCAAACATGCTCATTTCGGTGTATCAACCGTCATATAGTTGCTTCTAAATGAAATCAATGGTTTTTAACAGGTCTGAAGACAATGTAATGGACgttttcttctcctcgtttGCATAATTCTGGGTCATCTCTATCCTGCCCTGTTCCATCCTTTAGCGTCCTGAATTCTAATTGGCGATGTTTTTCAGGAGGTGAGCTTCCAAACTTTACAAGGTGGAAAATAGGATGCCGTTGTCGCGGATATCCTGGAGGTGTGCAATCGGTTGAACTTATGTGCTTACAATGTGTGTGTAGGCGGCTAGATTtccgatttttttttgattttttaacagtatatacattcatttaataTGATGTGTGGAACCCAGAGACTGGCAAAAGGTCAACTAAAAGTCTAACCAACTCAGAGGAATATTATAATATTATTAATATTTTCAATAGAAAGATCAAAAGCAAAGTTATACCAAAAGGTTAATTttttcacagcaaagttataattaaaatGAATTggtatatgcagaaaaaaaaaaaagttataattaaatgaatgtactggtagctATAtgccgaaaaaaaaatcaataCAAAAGATGAAAAATTAAAATTAATATTAGATTATTTAAAAAATCATGGACTTGGTTCATGATGGCGCATTTGCGGACCATTGTAGGTGAATATTTGTAGTAATTTTGTAACAGAGCCCGAACCAACTTCAATAGTACCATCATACAGCCCTGAAGCTCTTCACCGTTCGGTATCTGATATCCTCTCGAttcaactacagtagctactgtacatacttatGGATTCTCACAACTAccgacttgtacagtatgtactcaaCAAAACCCATGTTAGAAACACGCGCTGTCGGATCGAAACTCGCTGTGTATTCCACTCAGCTCTCATCCTGGAACGGATCCATATATGGTCCCGACAACCGAAACCCTAGCAGTGGACTTCACCAGTCGTCTGTCAGCTGACATAAAGCCTATTGTTCTGGAGCAAGCTGAGCGAGTAGGGAGTAGGGTATGATTATGACGACGATTATAACGATTATGACTACGACTGCGACTGCGATTACGACTACGACTGCGACTGCGACTGATAAGCCTCTCGTATCTTCTGAGCACCACTTGTCTGTGTTTATTCAGCTTTCGGCGCTCGACATGCcaatgttttgtttttcaatgtatatattattATGACTTTTTTAACATCTACAAGCCCATATCGGAAATCAGATAGTGTATGTGCGATACCGCCTGCAGGAGTGAGtggggtacagtacagtacgtcGCAtttctggagatggtgtGCTTTAACGAGACGACCCACGGCGTTCGATTCACATGTCGACAGTCTTGCGCGACAACCCATAGCGATGGCTCGTGTGTATGAGTCCATAGAAGAATCGTAAAGAATCGATAATCCGCAGCCTTGGAGTCCCCTTCGGATTCAGCCCTCGGATTCAGCCCTCGGATTCAGCCCTCGGATTCAGCCCTCGGATTCAGTTATCTGTCTGCCCAACCTTGACAAAATGCGGGGTCGGGATGCAGCTCAAAAGCATAACGAAACAGCCTCGTTCATACCCGGCCACAGTACAAGTCCAACAAACGCGACACACAATCATGCATCGCTAAGACCGCTAACTGCGGCGATAGCAGAGGTGAGGGTTCGGAACGCCAGGACGGAGGCAATTTGGAGCCGCATTATCCGCATCATCCGCATCACCGAATCGCAGCAACTCGCTTCGGCCGATACTGCATTTGCCACTACTGTATCGCTCAAGTTAGTTTGAGGGGACCGAGAGGGGAACACGGTGAGCATGGAGAACTTCAATTGTGCGATTGAATCGATTAAACTGCAATTGCACAATCGGAGACCGTGGAGATTGTCGGGTGACGCACGTACACATACAGTATCGCCTGTACCACCCTACCCAGCACGTCAACTGCAGCTGTTCAACAGACGTCGAACCCCCACCATCTCAAAGATGACAGGAGACAAGGAGACGGACTTTCTATCGTTTTTGAACCCTATTATTTCTGCCTCTTGCCTTATATAAAGGTCGGTCAGAGCGCCCTCTTATCATGGTCCCCACTTCCAATCCCTACTTCTACACCAGCATCAAACATGACAATCCCCAAGACCCAGAAAGCCATTGTGTTCGAAACCTCTGGAGGTCCCCTGGAGTACAAGGACGTGCCTGTGCCCGTGCCCGGCGACCATCAGATTCTCGTCAACGTCAAGTACTCGGGAGTTTGCCACTCTGACCTCCACGCCTGGATGGGAGACTGGCCTCTACCCACCAAGCTCCCTCTTATCGGCGGCCACGAAGGAGCCGGCGTCGTGGTGGCCAAGGGAAAAAACGTGACCACGTTCGAAATTGGAGACTACGCCGGAATCAAGTGGATCAACCAGGCGTGCTACACGTGCGAGTTCTGCCAGGAGGCCTACGAGCCCAACTGTCCCAAGGCCCAGATCTCGGGATACACAATGGACGGAACCTTCCAGCAGTATGCACTTGCAGATGCTGTGCAGGCAGCCCACATTCCCCAGGGCACAGACCTTTCTCAGGTGGCTCCTATTCTGTGTGCCGGAGTGACTGTTTACAAGGCCATCAAGACCTCTGGACGAAAGGCAGGAGAATGGTTGGCCGTGACAggtgcaggaggaggactcgGATCGCTGGCGGTGCAGTacgccaaggccatggGTTTCCGAGTGCTGGCCATCGACAccaccgaggagaaggagaagatgtgTCTGGAACTGGGAGCAGAGGTCTTTGTGGACTTTGCCAAGACTGACAATCTGGTGGCACGAGTTCAGGAGATTACTGGAGGTGGCCCTCATGGAGTCATCAACGTTTCTGTGTCCGAGTTTGCCATCAACCAGTCTCTCGAGTACGTTCGGTCCGTTGGAACTGTTGTTCTGGTGGGTCTgcctgctggagctgtgtGCAAGTCGCCCATCTTCTCGCAGGTGGCCCGGGCTATTACCATCAAGGGCTCTCCTGTGGGTAACCGAGCCGACACCCAGGAGGCTCTGTCATTCTTTACCCGAGGATTGGTTCACTCGCCTATTCATGTGGTCGGACTGTCTGAGCTGCAGAAGGTGTTTAccttgatggaggagggaaAGATTGCGGGTCGGTATGTTGTCGATACCAGCAAGTAACATGGCGTGACATCGAGTTTGGTACAATGTGAATTGACATTTTTATTCATTTATCGAGTGTACTCGAACGTTGACGTAGTGTTTGGTGTATGGACCTTTTTGAAGTCATCGTTTCATACTATGATTACCTTCACAATTGTGAACTGGGATATATTCTGAGAGAGGACCAAAATTACTCTCTAGTCCAGTTCAGAGAAGGTTTATCGTGCATGAAAACTTGCATTATCGCTGCTAGATGTGATAGATATAACTGATTGTGGAACGATGAATGGTACTTAACGATCCATAAAGCCTTCAGCACTGTTTGTAATCGCTGTATCAAGTCTTATGTTTATTGACCCTGATGGGAGCTCTTACAAAATGGGTAACCAATGATCAGAGATCTACTTCTAAGAAAAATCGACCATATTTTCGTTTTTTGGAGATAATTTGCGGTTGCATGACTTTTGCAAACTTTTTAGGGGAGTTCCAGTGAACTGGCTCCATCTCTCATGGTTTTCAGCAGATTTTGTTAGCGTCTTTACGGTAGGCACAAGACTGTGGAAGTAGAGAACTGCTGGAGAGCTACAGGTGTTAAAATACTGAGAAACTGaggttgtacttgtatcattTAATAATAACTGACAACCACGAGATTATTTCTTGTCATCGTCAGAGATTCTGCCGTATGACTCACAAGCGTAGGTCCATCAGTAATAACCAGGCGTTTAGTACATACCAGTACTCGTTAAAATATCAGATTATTCAATCAATTAAACACTGAGACTCGGAAAATAAAAACCCTGCGCAACAACCATCCGGTCATCATCGTTTATTTCCCTTTTGGAGCTCTCTTGTGGCCGTTTGGGTTGGTTCCTGTTACAGAGCCCCTCTGCGGCGAGACGTAGAGGGGTTACGACGTGACGCCTGTATCTTCATCCAATCTCATCCTGGGCAATATAGCTTTACTGTTCGTCAAAGTTGCCGTTTCACTTCAACTTCCGTATAACCTCTCGCTTTCACCAGCACCATCGTAAAACTCTCAGCCACTTCTTTTCAGCCCTTGTCTCTCTGGCGAAAGATTCAGCTCCAAATGAGACTAAGACACCATCAACGCCTCCTTTCGAGTTTGAAAAACAGTCATTCCAACTCCATTGTCAGGAAGGACCATCCAAAGAACGCCAGACCATCCAAAGAACGCCAGTATTACACGTTCAgaggcccagaagatggGTGTGGCTGTGCTGGCTTTAGATCAATCACATGTTTTATATTGATATTGGTGAGCTATAATAATGGCACTTCGTATTAACCCCAAACTGTTCCAATTGGTAGCTTCACCGCTTCTCCATGGACTTTGGACGTTCCAAACCCTCTTGATTGGCAGCCACTTTGCTTTTGCATAtctctactacaagtaaatgTAGTCGTAGTGCGGTGATGGGACGTGAAAACTATTCGTCCTGCCCAACAACTCCCACTTCTGTCTACTCGAGTGACACTACTCTCGGTAGAGTATAGGTAGCACGCTTAAGGGCCATCCAGTTCCAGGGCCAATTAGTCCATTCAACAGAGTCCTTGTCCTGCAACCTACACGGCAGAACCGCACCACCTTTATCCAAGTACATGGGTGTACTGGGATAAGGCACAAGGACTTTATCAAAAAAGTCTTTCGGGAACAGGATGGGTCCCTTTTCGTTATCTTTGCTTTTCCCTATCTTTGCTTTTTTCTGAGGGATATGATTCTGTTTCAAACTGCGTTTCGGTTTGGCGCCGTTGGTGCAACGTTGAGACTTGACTAAGGCAAGATCTAGCCATATATCACGCCCATGCCTTGAACTGTAACTGACTTGGAGGGAGAACAAATGTCTCACTCTTGAAGTCTAGTATTAGTCAGGGTCTTCAAGAATGTGACATCTACTTCTGACCATCTACATTCAAACGCTCACTTTACGATGTATAGACTTGCTTACTCTATGAACTGACCAGACGACGACTTCTCTGGCTTTTACTCGGTACATCTCTCATCCATCTCAAGCATAGAGTCCACGTCGAAGGAATCGTGATCAATGGACTCCCGATAGGCGGACTCCTCATCGAAAGGCTGCTCCTGTTGGGACAACCTGATGACGGCAAAGAAGGGACCCCAAAACAACCTGCCAATTG
The Yarrowia lipolytica chromosome 1A, complete sequence genome window above contains:
- a CDS encoding uncharacterized protein (Compare to YALI0A15147g, similar to uniprot|Q9UW06 Yarrowia lipolytica Alcohol dehydrogenase 3, similar to Saccharomyces cerevisiae ADH6 (YMR318C)); translation: MTIPKTQKAIVFETSGGPLEYKDVPVPVPGDHQILVNVKYSGVCHSDLHAWMGDWPLPTKLPLIGGHEGAGVVVAKGKNVTTFEIGDYAGIKWINQACYTCEFCQEAYEPNCPKAQISGYTMDGTFQQYALADAVQAAHIPQGTDLSQVAPILCAGVTVYKAIKTSGRKAGEWLAVTGAGGGLGSLAVQYAKAMGFRVLAIDTTEEKEKMCLELGAEVFVDFAKTDNLVARVQEITGGGPHGVINVSVSEFAINQSLEYVRSVGTVVLVGLPAGAVCKSPIFSQVARAITIKGSPVGNRADTQEALSFFTRGLVHSPIHVVGLSELQKVFTLMEEGKIAGRYVVDTSK